In Thermanaerothrix sp., the genomic window CTGATCGTTCCGGCTCCTGCCGGAGTGGAGCTTGGCCCCCGAAGGCCCCACCTTGGCGGTAAGACGGGCCTCCACGTTCATGTGCACGTCCTCAAGACACGGATCCGGCACAAACTCACCGGATCTTACCTCCTCCAGGATCTCAAGAAGGCCCCCCTCTATCAAGGCCAGGTCCTCCTCGGATATTATCCCCACTTGACGCAACATCCTAGCGTGGGCAATGCTGCCCCTTATGTCGTCCTCCGCAAGACACCAGTCCAGGTCCAGCGACTGGGTGAAATCCCTCACCCGCTCGTCCGTGTCAGCCTTGAAACGGCCCTTCCACAAAAGCATCACCCCCGCTACCCTCTTCCTTGGGAGAAGCCGCACCTCCCGTCGGAACAGCCCATGTCCCCCACCTCCAAGGAAAGATGGGATCCCAAGGGATGATAACCCAACCCAAGGAACGACCCCACCTGCAGGTGAAGACACTTGGCGCCGAAAGAACCGGAGAAGTCGGTGCCTCCCATGCCCTTGCTGAGCACGGGAATAGCCAGCTCCGACCTCTTCCTCATCAAAGACCACTCCGAAGGCGTGAGAAGAGCCCTCCGGACCATACGGTGCATCCGGTGGTAGTCCCTCATGGCCTCCACGTCCCTTCTCATCCTGGCCTCCAGGCGGGCAACCCCGCCGGCGGACTCCAACTGGGAACACCGATCCATCAGGTAGGGACAAACCAGCCAAAAAGAGGTGGGAAACGGCCCCTTCCTCGACAGAGGGCCGCACAACAACACCCTAGGGAAACCCCAGGGACACAGGGCGCAAAAACCCCTCACCACCGACCGGTCCCTTATCCTTACGGGGTAACTCCAGGATACCCCAAGATGATCCACCGGAACGTAGAAAACCGGGGGGCAGCCGCCCCCCGGCACCAGAACCCTTAAGGTCATCGCTTCCCGGTCTTCCTCTTCCCCCCTCGGGAATCCTTCATCTTGCTGTTGAGGTCGGCTATCTTCTCATCGCTGGCTTTCAAGAACATGGAGAGCTTCTTCTCGAAGTCCATCTCCTGACCACCGGCGCTTCGCTGCTGAGGCTTGGGCTCCCTGGGCTTCAGCGCCTTTATGGAGAGGTCTATGCGACCCCTCTCATCGATCTTGATCACCTTGGCGGTGACCTTCTGCTGAAGCTCCAGAACGTCCTCCACCTTCTTGACGTAGCTGTGGGAAAGCTCCGATATGTGCACCATCGCCTTCTGGCCGTTCTCCAGCCTCACGAAGGCCCCGTAGGGAGCTATGTGCTCCACAGTCCCGGTAACCACGTCCCCAACGTTCACCCCAGCAGCCATTACCGTCTTCTCTTCCACCATGTGCCGCTCGACCCTCCAGTTTTATCGTCTTCTCCCTCCAGGGGGAAACCTAAAGCCATATCCACCTGACCGGATCCTCCGCCCCAAATACCCTCACCATGAGGAGCCGAACGGACCTCTCCCGCGACGGACCATCGCGGTACCACAGGAGCAACCTGCCAGACCTCTTGTCCAAAACACTCCGCTTCACAAGCCCCCTGATTATAGGGTAGAACACCGCCATAACGCTAGCCCCCTTGATCTCCAGGGCACAGTACCTTATCCGGTTGCTCCTCTCCTGGGGAAGGCCGGCCACCCTCTCCAAACCGCCCACCACCCGTCCCCGCAACCCCAAGGGGACGCCCTTAACCGCCGCCTCGTAGACATGAAGCCCCCCGAACACCCTTACCGCCTTGGGGTCGAAGAGCCATCTACCGGGGCTTTCCACCCGCATCCTGCCCCACTTAACAAATGAGGCCTCCACAACCCGGGGTGACAACCCCATGGACCTGACCCGAACGTCACGGCCCCCCCTAAGGCTTAAAACCTCGCACCCTCGGGCCACAGCCCAGGATCTAACCTTAACCCTGCCCAGGAACAGACGGCTTAAGGCCCCTAGAATACCCTCAATGGAATCCATCAGATCGGCTCGTCCCTCAAGGCCTCTAAAGCCCTGGATATCCGCCCGAAGGGCTCTAAAACCTCCATGGTCTCCCCAAGGGACACCAGGCTATCGGAAACCTTCTTTATCTGCTGCACCTGATCCTTGGTGACCGTCACCCTTAAGGGCGAGCTTATGGGGTCCACCTGAAGCAGGAACTCAACCTCCCCCTGCATCTCCACGTGCCCCGCCCTCTCAAGGGGCGAGAGGGCGGTCCCCTCCACCGCCACCGCCAGGACCTTGCCGTGCCGCCGAACCGCCCCCAGCAGCTCCGGATCTTTGACTATCCAGATGGCGGGCTTGGACTCCACCGCCTCCGCAAGGCTCTTCACTATCACGTCCTCCCTCAGGTACACCTCCAGGGCGCCACCGTAAAGGATCCTCTCTATCTTGGTGGGACGCAGGGGCTCCGTGTACCTAAAGTCCACCGGCACCCCCCGGGAGTCCACCACCAAAGCGGCCCCAAGGTATAGCCCGTCCCTCTCCTCCACCACCATGTAACCGGCAGTCAAACCGGAAGACATAAGCTAAACAGCCCCTTCTCTCACCATAAACAAAAATCGAACGCCACCACCAAGGGCGGCTCCAAAAAGCTCACCCCCGCAAACCAAGAACAAAGCATCAGCCGTAGGCCTCAAAGGAGGTTCCAGCCCCTCCGGGCTTCTTATCCTCGCCAGGCCCGCCTTTCCTGCCGCCCCCACGGCGCTCCCGGCGGCCCCCGGACTGCCTCTTATCCGCCGCCTCCACGGGCCTCTCGGAGGCCGTCTTCGACGCCTCCTGAAGCCGCCTCCGCTCCTCCTCCCGGCGCTTTTCAACCTCCACCTGCCGGGACGCAAGGGACGCAAGGGACACCGGGTCCTTCGGCCCCTCCTGGGCCCTCTGCTCCAGGTTCCACATGGAAAGATGCCAATCCACCGGCCGCAAGGACACCTAAAACACCCCCTAGTAGTCGAAGGGCTTTATCCGGATCTCCCCCTCCTCCACGAGGAAGGTCACGAAGCGCTGGTCATCCCGTACTATGTAGTTCATGCCCCTTATGGACACCACCACCCCGTTGTGGCAGACCCCCTTCACCCGGACCTTGCCCACCGCCTTGCTCCGCTCCATCTCCTCCTCTATGGCCTTAAGCCGACCCTCCGAAAGGGACACCTGCCCCTGAAGCTGAAACTTGGCCCTGGTGAGCCTCACCATGAGGGCCCGCTTCTGGTCGTCAAGGAGGTTCCGCTCCTCCATCTTCTTGAGATACCCCAGGTTGGTGTCCACCTCCGCCATCTTGACCTTCAGATCCCTAAGGGCCTCGGTGAGCCTCTTCCGCTCCTCCATCAGCTCCGGAGGCACCCCCACCACCACCTCGGTCCTGGTGCCCATGTCGCTGCCCAGGGTCTCACAGACCACCTCAAGGCCCGCCTGAACCCGGCCGCCCACTATCTGCCCCTTCTTGCTGCCCTGGACCACCACGGCCCCACGGGCGGACACCAGACTGTGGGTTATGGCCTCGGATACGTATACGTCTCCGCCGGACACCACCTTGGCCTGGTCTATGTACGGACACCTTATGTCACCCTTGGCCTCCAAAACTGCCTTGCCGGTGCCACGCACCCCCACCTTCAGGTTCATGGCCCCCTCGCTTGACAGGAAAGCCCCCTCCACAACCCCCTCCACGAAGAGGTCCCCGCCGGCCTTCACGGAGAATCCCTCCCGGACGGAACCGTGAACCACCACGGGACCCACGAACTGGATGTTCCCAACCCCGTAGTCCACGTCACCCTTGACCTCGAAGATGGGGGACACGCAGAGCTTGCCGTCCTTTATGGACACATGGCCGTCCTGGGCGGCGTAAAGCCGGGTCCTGTCCTCCGAAAGCTCCGTTCCAGGACCGGCGGGAAGGTTCTTGTCCTTCCCCACCTGGGCCTTCACAGGCTTACCCATCAAGGTGATACCGTCGGCGCCTTGAACCGGCGGCAGCTTCTCCGCCAGCTCCTGCCCCTTTAGGACGTTTATGACCGTGCCGAGGTCCTTCATGTCCACCCGGCTCCCCTCGCCGGTCTCCTTAGGCTTAAGGCGCTGAAGGTCTATCTTGTAGTTTATGACCGCATCCCTGCCGTGGACCGCCTCCCGGCCTTTGGCCACCTCCACCCACTGCCTCATGTGCATGCCCCGAGAGAGCTCCTCCAGCACCTCATGCTTTATGCCCTCCACCACGCCATGCTCCTTTAGAAACCTCTCCAGGTGCTCCACGCTGGGCAAGGGCAAAGGCCCCAACGGGGGTATGACCCGGATGGAACAGCTCATGGCGTCCTCGGAGATCCTTATCTCCACCTCCGCAGGCCGATCAAGTTCCGGTTTGCGATCCGCGATCTTCACCGGCTCACCGGTCCGCTCCTGAACCGCCTTGGCCACCGCCTGGCCGTCGTAGTCCTCTATCCTCCGCTCCTTCAAGAGGGCCACCACGTCCGAAAGGGTCACATCCCCCTCCGGGTTCACCACCAAGAACATGCCCTCGTCGGTGACCTTAAGCCTGAAAAACCCTTCCAACCCGCCACACCCCCCGCCAACTGGTAAAACCACAACGCTACAGCAACCTGGAACGAAGCATGCCTATCGCCTTGCCGTGCAGCTGGGAAGCCCTTGACTCCGTAACCCCCAGAACCTCCCCTATCTCCTTTAGGGTAAGGCCCTCCTCGTAGTAAAGGGAAAGCAGAAGCCGCTCCCTCTCGGGCAGCTCCTCCAGAGCCCTCCGGACCCTCTCGCGCTCCTCCTTGAACTCCACCTCCTCGGCGGGGGAAGGGGATGGGTCCTCCAAAAGGCCGTCCCGCTTAACCTCCCCCTCCTCAAGGGAGAGCACCTCGTCCAGGGAAACCAGATAGCACCTTCCCGCTATCTCCAAGAGCTCCCTATAGCTCTTTTCGTTCATCCCAAGCCTCTCCATTAGGGCCCCGTCGTCCTGGGGGATGCCCATGGAGTAAAGCTCCTCCATGGCCTTCTCAAGGCGCTGTAGCTTCTCCCTGCCGTTCCGAGATATCCAGTCGTAGCGCCTCAGCTCATCCAGTATGGCCCCCCTGATGCGGGGAACCGCGAAGGTCTGAAAACAAAAACCCCTGGAGGGGTCAAAACGATCCAAGGCCTCCAAAAGCCCCATGGCCCCAAAGCTCAAGATGTCGTCGTAATCAAGCCCCGGCGGGGGGGTCACCGACATCCTAGCGGCCACGTACTTCACCAGGGGCAGGTAACGCTTAACAACCCTCTCCCGGTTCTCAGGAGAGGGGTTCTTCATGTAATCATCCCACAGGGCGCGGTCAGAGGCCTCCATGGACAACTACGTCACCCCCTAAGCGCCATTATGAGGACCAAAAGGAACAGCACAAGGACCCCCAAAACCACCGCCGCAACCCCAGGCCCCCCTCTGGCGGCCCTCACCGGCTCCTGGGCGACCCTTATCTTCATGTCCTTGGACATCTTGAAGACCGCAGATATCCCTTCGGACACCGCCAGCTTAACCACCGCGTCGCCCCCCTTGGTCTGCTCCACCGCCTCCACCGGGAACTCCACCCTCCTGCCGGCCCGGGCCACAAAGCGGCTTATAAGACGACCCACGGAACTGGAGTCGTCCAAGTCCACCGGCACCAGATCCCCAACCTTCAAATCCCCAACGCTCTTGCCCCTCACCGGGTCCAGCTGGGGTTTGCAGTGGAGGGTTATCTCCGCAAGCTTCGGCCTCTCGGCCTCCGGTTTCGGCTCCTCCCGCTGGGGCTCCTTAGGCTTCCCCAAGGGGGACATCTCCAAACGTATCCGGTGGAACCTCTCAACCTCTATGGAGCACACCATGTCCAGCTTGTAGGCCTGGGATAGGGCCTCCTTAAAGGCCTGGACCTTGGAGCTCACGGCGGACGGGTCCTTGAACAGGGTGTTCAACGCGGTGGGGGGAAACATGCGCTCCAACAGCCCCTCCAGCTGCCTGTAGGCACCCCTGTCAGGGGACATGGGAAGGGACCTTATGGCGGACCTCACCGCCTCCCAGCCGGCGGACACATCGAAGGAGTCCGGCACACCCCCGGACCCCACCCAGAAGCTGAGATCCAGCACCTCACCGGTGACGCCCTGGGCCACGTAACAAAAGACCCCCTGCAGGTCTCCCCTGCGGCGGGTCTCAAAACGGCCCTTCACGGCCACGTAGGTAGGGGCCGCGGCCATGAGCATGGCCACCGCCTTATCCTGGTCCACCCCGGAGGCGGATATGGCCTTGAGCACGCTCTCCTTTGAACACCCAAGAAGAGATGCCAGATCCTCCACCACGTCCGAGGGGATCAGGTTAACCAGGCTCTCCGGAACCGATCCCCCAATGTCGCCCCCAGGGCCTGTCTCAATCCTTCCTTCAACCATGACGACTAAGCTTGCCTACAGCTCCTTGACCCCGGTGCCCAGGGTCTTAACCACCAACACCCACGTGTCGGTGGAGAACTCCACGCTGCGCCCCTTGTTGCCACCCACGTCGGAGGCCACCAGGGGAACCCCGAACTTCGCGAGCATCGCAGAGGTGGCCTCCACGTTCCGCTGGCCCACCGCAAGGAGGGAGCTCTCCTTGCCAGGGATGTTGAACATCTGGGCACCCCCCGCCATCTTCGCCTTCAGCTGGGACTTGTTAACCCCAAGATCCCTCAACTTGTCCATCATGAGGGGCACCGCCGTGTCGGCGAACTTGCCGGGCTTCAAGACCTC contains:
- a CDS encoding DUF501 domain-containing protein; the protein is MTLRVLVPGGGCPPVFYVPVDHLGVSWSYPVRIRDRSVVRGFCALCPWGFPRVLLCGPLSRKGPFPTSFWLVCPYLMDRCSQLESAGGVARLEARMRRDVEAMRDYHRMHRMVRRALLTPSEWSLMRKRSELAIPVLSKGMGGTDFSGSFGAKCLHLQVGSFLGLGYHPLGSHLSLEVGDMGCSDGRCGFSQGRG
- a CDS encoding S1 RNA-binding domain-containing protein, translated to MVEEKTVMAAGVNVGDVVTGTVEHIAPYGAFVRLENGQKAMVHISELSHSYVKKVEDVLELQQKVTAKVIKIDERGRIDLSIKALKPREPKPQQRSAGGQEMDFEKKLSMFLKASDEKIADLNSKMKDSRGGKRKTGKR
- a CDS encoding FapA family protein, coding for MEGFFRLKVTDEGMFLVVNPEGDVTLSDVVALLKERRIEDYDGQAVAKAVQERTGEPVKIADRKPELDRPAEVEIRISEDAMSCSIRVIPPLGPLPLPSVEHLERFLKEHGVVEGIKHEVLEELSRGMHMRQWVEVAKGREAVHGRDAVINYKIDLQRLKPKETGEGSRVDMKDLGTVINVLKGQELAEKLPPVQGADGITLMGKPVKAQVGKDKNLPAGPGTELSEDRTRLYAAQDGHVSIKDGKLCVSPIFEVKGDVDYGVGNIQFVGPVVVHGSVREGFSVKAGGDLFVEGVVEGAFLSSEGAMNLKVGVRGTGKAVLEAKGDIRCPYIDQAKVVSGGDVYVSEAITHSLVSARGAVVVQGSKKGQIVGGRVQAGLEVVCETLGSDMGTRTEVVVGVPPELMEERKRLTEALRDLKVKMAEVDTNLGYLKKMEERNLLDDQKRALMVRLTRAKFQLQGQVSLSEGRLKAIEEEMERSKAVGKVRVKGVCHNGVVVSIRGMNYIVRDDQRFVTFLVEEGEIRIKPFDY
- a CDS encoding FliA/WhiG family RNA polymerase sigma factor, yielding MEASDRALWDDYMKNPSPENRERVVKRYLPLVKYVAARMSVTPPPGLDYDDILSFGAMGLLEALDRFDPSRGFCFQTFAVPRIRGAILDELRRYDWISRNGREKLQRLEKAMEELYSMGIPQDDGALMERLGMNEKSYRELLEIAGRCYLVSLDEVLSLEEGEVKRDGLLEDPSPSPAEEVEFKEERERVRRALEELPERERLLLSLYYEEGLTLKEIGEVLGVTESRASQLHGKAIGMLRSRLL
- a CDS encoding DUF937 domain-containing protein, with the translated sequence MVEGRIETGPGGDIGGSVPESLVNLIPSDVVEDLASLLGCSKESVLKAISASGVDQDKAVAMLMAAAPTYVAVKGRFETRRRGDLQGVFCYVAQGVTGEVLDLSFWVGSGGVPDSFDVSAGWEAVRSAIRSLPMSPDRGAYRQLEGLLERMFPPTALNTLFKDPSAVSSKVQAFKEALSQAYKLDMVCSIEVERFHRIRLEMSPLGKPKEPQREEPKPEAERPKLAEITLHCKPQLDPVRGKSVGDLKVGDLVPVDLDDSSSVGRLISRFVARAGRRVEFPVEAVEQTKGGDAVVKLAVSEGISAVFKMSKDMKIRVAQEPVRAARGGPGVAAVVLGVLVLFLLVLIMALRG
- a CDS encoding chemotaxis protein CheD, whose product is MSSAIHVGMADLVAVRHPATLITLGLGSCIGLVIYDQSSKVAAMAHIMLPDSRDAKEVLKPGKFADTAVPLMMDKLRDLGVNKSQLKAKMAGGAQMFNIPGKESSLLAVGQRNVEATSAMLAKFGVPLVASDVGGNKGRSVEFSTDTWVLVVKTLGTGVKEL